The following coding sequences lie in one Arachis ipaensis cultivar K30076 chromosome B05, Araip1.1, whole genome shotgun sequence genomic window:
- the LOC107640544 gene encoding uncharacterized protein LOC107640544, with product MVRDFLNNGTQKNVKLRLIGKRGRDGRRYNLPSVSEVAGIIVGDFDASRTERDIVVQTQTGSLQRITELNLSYLGLQCPILFPYGEDGFREHIPLNRIKRKNDNEEKCVTMRDYFAFYIQRRFSDSSPLLYSRRLFQQFIVDAYSMIESSQLDYYRFHQKNVQCDLYKGICEAVVNGDNSATTHDRCIVFPATFVGGLRYIIQNYQDAMAICTKVGYPNLFFTFTCNPKWPEIVDHLSTRGLKAEGRPVIVCRMFKMKLDSLAKDLRVNMLFGRVVAMVYTIEFQKRGLPHAHILLFLHEWDKYPTLDDIDKIISAKIPNKSVDAKYYEAVSNLMIHGPCGASLKDSPCMDNGRCLRNFPMRFVDSTSIDYDGYPVYCRRDNGRTIKKSGIELDNRWVVPHNRSLLLKYGAHINVEWCNQSRSIKYLFKHVNKGHDHVTASFYHEGSTKSLYDEIDEIKMNYDCGYLNPCETTWRIMGYDIHYRYLAVIRLPFPLPSDRLFYSKTTNH from the exons ATGGTTAGAGACTTTTTGAACAATGGCACTCAAAAAAATGTTAAGCTTAGGCTTATTGGTAAGAGAGGACGAGATGGAAGAAGATATAATTTGCCCTCGGTATCAGAAGTGGCTGGAATAATTGTGGGTGATTTTGATGCATCACGAACTGAAAGAGATATTGTTGTTCAAACCCAAACTGGAAGTCTTCAGCGTATAACCGAACTGAATCTATCTTATCTTGGATTACAGTGTCCAATTTTGTTTCCATATGGAGAGGATGGCTTTCGAGAGCATATACCACTTAATCGCATTAAAAGAAAGAATGACAACGAAGAAAAGTGTGTAACAATGAGGGACTATTTTGCATTTTATATTCAGAGAAGATTCTCTGACAGTTCTCCTTTGCTTTATTCTAGACGACTATTCCAACAATTCATAGTTGATGCATATTCAATGATCGAATCATCTCAATTAGATTATTATCGTTTTCACCAGAAAAATGTACAGTGTGATCTCTATAAAGGTATCTGTGAAGCTGTTGTGAATGGAGATAATTCGGCAACTACACACGATAGATGTATAGTCTTTCCAGCAACTTTTGTTGGAGGTCTTAGATATATAATTCAGAATTATCAAGATGCTATGGCAATTTGTACCAAAGTTGGTTATCCTAATTTATTCTTTACCTTTACATGCAATCCTAAATGGCCAGAAATAGTGGATCATTTGTCTACTCGGGGACTAAAAGCTGAAGGCAGGCCTGTCATTGTATGTAGAATGTTTAAAATGAAGCTAGATAGCTTGGCTAAAGATCTTCGTGTAAATATGTTATTTGGAAGGGTCGTTGCAA TGGTATACACTATTGAATTCCAGAAGCGTGGTTTGCCTCACGCACATATACTGTTATTTCTTCATGAATGGGACAAGTACCCTACTCTTGATGATATTGATAAGATTATATCTGCGAAAATACCAAATAAAAGCGTTGATGCAAAGTACTATGAAGCAGTCAGTAACTTGATGATTCATGGTCCATGTGGAGCTTCCTTAAAGGATTCACCATGTATGGACAATGGTAGGTGCTTGAGGAATTTTCCTATGCGTTTTGTTGATTCCACATCTATTGATTATGATGGATATCCTGTTTATTGCCGCAGAGACAATGGCAGAACTATAAAGAAATCTGGGATTGAATTAGATAATAGATGGGTTGTTCCACACAATCGAAGTTTATTGTTAAAATATGGTGCTCACATCAATGTTGAGTGGTGCAATCAATCTAGGTCAATTAAATATTTGTTCAAGCATGTTAACAAGGGTCATGACCATGTTACTGCTTCCTTTTACCACGAGGGGTCTACAAAATCATTATATGATGAGATTGATGAGATAAAGATGAACTATGATTGTGGATATTTAAATCCATGCGAAACAACTTGGCGAATTATGGGATATGATATCCATTACAGGTACCTAGCAGTCATTCGCTTACCTTTTCCCTTGCCAAGTGACAGATTGTTTTATTCAAAAACCACGAATCATTGA